The following are encoded in a window of Acidimicrobiales bacterium genomic DNA:
- a CDS encoding TetR family transcriptional regulator yields MGGRKGQPGRARGPRPGTRDVTLSRDHVLDTAFEILESDGIERLTVRALAAKLGVAVTAIYWHVGDKQAVLDGLVERIIAQLGPVQVRGRAPEARIMSIGRSLRQTLLRQPDLVAVVHRQGRTAALFQPARQVLVRELAGAGLHGADAALAVQAVLNLIIGSVLVDRQLERQPAQQQTPEELWTADDVPDAPELLEHLTHPVDEEKVFDFSLGVLVRTLVRG; encoded by the coding sequence ATGGGTGGTCGAAAGGGTCAACCCGGTCGAGCTCGAGGGCCGCGACCAGGCACCCGGGACGTCACGTTGTCGCGCGACCACGTCCTGGACACCGCCTTCGAGATCCTCGAGAGCGACGGGATCGAGCGGCTCACCGTCCGCGCGCTGGCAGCCAAGCTGGGGGTCGCCGTCACCGCCATCTACTGGCACGTCGGGGACAAGCAGGCCGTCCTCGACGGCCTCGTGGAGCGGATCATCGCCCAGCTGGGACCGGTCCAGGTCCGCGGCCGCGCCCCCGAGGCACGGATCATGTCGATCGGCCGCTCGCTGCGCCAGACGCTGCTGCGACAACCCGACCTGGTGGCTGTGGTCCATCGACAGGGCCGGACGGCGGCGCTCTTCCAGCCGGCCCGGCAGGTGCTGGTCCGCGAGCTCGCCGGGGCCGGTCTCCACGGCGCCGACGCCGCCCTGGCCGTCCAGGCCGTCCTCAACCTGATCATCGGCTCGGTCCTCGTCGACCGGCAGCTCGAACGCCAGCCGGCCCAACAGCAGACCCCCGAGGAGCTCTGGACAGCAGATGACGTACCCGACGCACCCGAGCTCCTCGAGCACCTCACCCACCCCGTCGACGAGGAGAAGGTGTTCGACTTCTCCCTCGGAGTGCTCGTCCGGACACTCGTGCGCGGGTGA
- a CDS encoding WhiB family transcriptional regulator — MLAAAQEARGIEALLTDARSGADWDEASCRDGTAGMVELFFSEQLDDIARAKAICAGCPLSGPCLEGALGRREPWGVWGGQLLANGRILPFKRKRGRPPKNPPAQMTA, encoded by the coding sequence ATGCTCGCCGCAGCCCAAGAAGCCAGAGGCATCGAGGCCCTGCTCACCGACGCGCGGTCAGGCGCCGACTGGGACGAGGCCAGCTGTCGCGACGGAACTGCCGGCATGGTCGAGCTGTTCTTCTCCGAACAGCTCGACGACATCGCCCGGGCGAAGGCCATCTGCGCCGGCTGCCCGCTTTCCGGCCCGTGCCTCGAGGGTGCGCTCGGCCGGCGCGAGCCCTGGGGTGTCTGGGGCGGCCAGCTCCTGGCCAACGGCCGCATCCTGCCGTTCAAGCGCAAGCGCGGGCGTCCCCCGAAGAACCCTCCAGCCCAGATGACGGCCTAG
- a CDS encoding LLM class flavin-dependent oxidoreductase, with the protein MSARPLASGSISIRLYPHTDLPASAIVDELRAQAALADERGFDGVMTSEHHGGLAGYSPNPLQLAGWLLEAMHGGWAAACPLLLTLRPVALVAEEVAWLAARFPERVGVGVAAGALASDFEIMGVAHHDLAARFSRSLGELARMLGGTSLGRLADDPAIARCRLHPVPVVSAAIGLTAARRAADAGVGIVLDSLATTERCRRLTDTYRQAGGTGPCVLIRRAWLGDPPRDRLERQVDVYRGYASPAAQSHWSSDQLVSGTDAGLLADQLADTARRAGADTLNLRVQVPGVSPADARGQIVRLGDEVLPELRQQWPLPGAPDQGS; encoded by the coding sequence GTGAGCGCCAGGCCGCTGGCGTCGGGCTCGATCTCGATCCGCCTCTACCCCCATACCGACCTGCCAGCATCAGCCATCGTCGACGAGCTCCGGGCCCAGGCCGCCCTGGCCGACGAGCGTGGTTTCGACGGGGTCATGACGAGCGAGCACCACGGTGGGCTCGCCGGTTACTCGCCCAATCCGCTCCAGCTCGCCGGGTGGCTGCTCGAGGCCATGCATGGCGGCTGGGCGGCGGCGTGCCCCCTCCTGCTCACCCTGCGGCCAGTGGCACTGGTGGCCGAGGAGGTGGCCTGGCTCGCCGCCCGCTTTCCCGAGCGGGTCGGCGTCGGGGTGGCGGCGGGTGCCCTGGCGAGCGACTTCGAGATCATGGGCGTGGCCCATCATGACCTCGCGGCGCGGTTTTCCAGGTCGCTCGGCGAGCTGGCCAGGATGCTCGGGGGCACCAGCCTCGGCCGCCTCGCCGACGATCCGGCCATCGCCCGCTGCCGCCTCCATCCCGTGCCCGTCGTCAGCGCGGCCATCGGCCTCACCGCCGCCAGGCGGGCCGCCGACGCGGGCGTCGGCATCGTGCTCGACTCGCTGGCCACCACCGAGCGCTGCCGCCGGCTCACCGACACCTACCGCCAGGCCGGGGGCACCGGGCCTTGTGTCCTCATCCGCAGAGCCTGGCTTGGCGATCCGCCGCGCGATCGCCTCGAGCGCCAGGTCGACGTCTACCGCGGCTATGCGTCGCCCGCCGCCCAGTCGCATTGGAGTAGCGACCAGCTCGTGAGCGGGACCGACGCCGGCCTGCTCGCTGACCAGCTGGCCGACACCGCTCGCCGGGCCGGCGCCGACACACTCAACCTGCGGGTGCAGGTCCCCGGCGTGTCGCCAGCCGACGCTCGAGGCCAGATCGTGCGCCTCGGAGACGAGGTGCTACCGGAGCTCCGCCAGCAATGGCCGTTACCAGGGGCGCCTGACCAGGGCAGTTAG
- a CDS encoding inositol monophosphatase family protein, whose protein sequence is MDDDQLLELFHEAVTAVAAALADLDDWGLAGTRPSQYRSDLVADAAAVPILLEAGLGVLSEESGLAGMGRPVVAVLDPVDGSTNAAHGLPWYATSLCAVDAEGPRVAVVANQASGVRFEAVRGGGARRAGRPLTASGCEILDRAVVALSGYPARHLGWGQFRALGAAALDLCAVAEGTVDAYVDCSRSGQGPWDYLGGTLVCLEAGAAIVDARGRALVALGHADRRAPVAAATSALLSPLVTARVSLPGE, encoded by the coding sequence GTGGACGACGACCAGTTGCTGGAGCTTTTCCACGAGGCCGTGACGGCCGTGGCCGCGGCCCTGGCCGACCTCGACGACTGGGGTCTGGCCGGCACCCGGCCCAGCCAATACCGGTCGGACCTGGTCGCTGACGCGGCCGCCGTTCCGATCCTCCTGGAAGCGGGCCTGGGAGTGCTGAGCGAGGAGTCGGGCCTGGCCGGGATGGGGCGCCCCGTCGTGGCCGTGCTGGATCCTGTCGACGGCTCGACCAACGCTGCCCACGGGCTGCCGTGGTACGCCACCAGCCTGTGCGCGGTCGATGCGGAGGGTCCACGGGTCGCGGTGGTGGCCAACCAGGCCAGCGGCGTCCGGTTCGAGGCGGTGCGCGGGGGCGGGGCCCGGCGAGCCGGGCGGCCGCTCACGGCGTCGGGGTGCGAGATCCTCGACCGAGCGGTCGTCGCCCTGTCGGGGTATCCGGCGCGCCACCTCGGCTGGGGGCAGTTCCGGGCCTTGGGAGCCGCCGCCCTGGACTTGTGCGCCGTCGCCGAGGGAACCGTGGACGCCTATGTCGACTGCAGCCGCTCCGGCCAGGGCCCCTGGGACTATCTGGGTGGCACGCTGGTGTGCCTCGAGGCCGGTGCGGCGATCGTCGACGCTCGGGGACGTGCGCTGGTGGCCCTGGGCCATGCCGACCGCCGGGCGCCAGTGGCGGCGGCCACCTCGGCGCTGCTGAGCCCCCTGGTGACGGCGAGGGTGTCCCTGCCGGGGGAGTGA
- a CDS encoding TMEM175 family protein produces the protein MDSARLEAFSDGVFAVAITLLALDLVVAGPGHGTLAHQLADKWPAFAAYFISFLTIGIIWVNHHTIFKNLADIDRTLLFLNLLLLFFVVSIPFATSTMATYLTLGGTDSHIAAAMFMGAYEGMSIAFALIFWWSIRHEHLKVPLPPADARRAMVRFGMGHIFYIAGIGIAFVSATATLVISAVVAAYYVVEQTPRRDAAADAG, from the coding sequence ATGGACAGTGCCCGGCTGGAGGCCTTCAGCGACGGGGTCTTCGCCGTGGCCATCACCCTGCTCGCCCTCGACCTGGTGGTGGCGGGACCCGGCCACGGCACCCTCGCCCATCAGCTCGCAGACAAGTGGCCCGCGTTCGCCGCCTACTTCATCAGCTTCCTGACCATCGGCATCATCTGGGTCAACCACCACACGATCTTCAAGAACCTGGCCGACATCGACCGGACCCTTCTGTTCCTCAACCTCCTGCTGCTCTTCTTCGTGGTGAGCATCCCCTTCGCCACCTCGACGATGGCGACCTACCTGACCCTGGGCGGCACCGACTCCCACATCGCCGCCGCCATGTTCATGGGGGCGTACGAAGGCATGTCGATCGCCTTCGCCCTGATCTTCTGGTGGTCGATCCGCCACGAGCACCTGAAGGTTCCCCTGCCTCCCGCCGACGCCCGCCGGGCCATGGTCCGGTTCGGCATGGGTCACATCTTCTATATCGCGGGGATCGGCATCGCCTTTGTCAGCGCGACCGCCACGCTCGTCATCAGCGCCGTCGTCGCCGCCTACTACGTCGTCGAGCAGACCCCCAGGCGGGACGCGGCAGCGGACGCGGGCTAG